In Deinococcus sp. QL22, the following are encoded in one genomic region:
- a CDS encoding Appr-1-p processing protein, whose amino-acid sequence MPLHYVSGDAVHPVGAGQKLLVHVCNDIGAWGRGFVLPLAQRFPETARRYKAWASGEEATPFALGQVQFVEVLPDLTVANLIGQHDIARKGQHLAQPPVRYEAIREGLTRVRKEAERVGASVHMPRIGAGLAGGDWAVIEAMINEELVDQGLDVTVYDLA is encoded by the coding sequence ATGCCCCTTCACTATGTTTCCGGAGACGCCGTTCATCCAGTGGGAGCTGGGCAAAAACTTTTGGTGCATGTCTGTAATGACATCGGGGCGTGGGGTCGAGGCTTCGTTCTCCCCTTGGCTCAACGCTTTCCAGAGACCGCACGCCGATACAAGGCTTGGGCTTCTGGAGAGGAAGCCACGCCGTTTGCTCTCGGGCAGGTGCAATTTGTCGAGGTGCTGCCTGACTTGACCGTTGCAAATCTGATCGGGCAGCATGACATTGCTCGAAAGGGACAGCACCTGGCACAGCCACCAGTTCGGTATGAGGCGATCCGTGAAGGTCTCACCCGCGTGCGGAAAGAGGCTGAGCGGGTAGGTGCGTCGGTTCACATGCCCCGGATCGGGGCGGGCTTAGCTGGGGGAGACTGGGCCGTGATCGAGGCGATGATCAATGAAGAGCTTGTGGATCAAGGGTTGGACGTTACCGT